A genome region from Rhodothermia bacterium includes the following:
- the rsmI gene encoding 16S rRNA (cytidine(1402)-2'-O)-methyltransferase → MFVLYIVPTPIGNLEDITLRALNVLRDADVVACEDTRTSGVLLQHYKIETPRTSFHAFNEAGKVDFLISRLQQGETVALISDAGTPGISDPGFSLVRAAVQAGVLVEVLPGATAFVPALVVSGLPCDRFVFEGFLPVKKGRQTRMKGLAEEARTMVFYESPHRILKTLDGFVALFGPDRPACVARELSKKFEEVVRGTLSSVRAHFNNDAKVRGEFVLIIGGKPA, encoded by the coding sequence ATTTTCGTGCTTTATATCGTCCCTACTCCTATCGGAAATCTCGAAGATATTACTTTACGTGCCCTTAACGTCCTCCGTGATGCCGATGTAGTTGCCTGTGAAGACACCCGAACTTCCGGCGTGCTGCTACAACATTACAAGATCGAGACGCCTCGTACCAGTTTCCACGCTTTTAATGAGGCTGGAAAGGTAGATTTCCTCATCTCGCGTTTGCAACAAGGAGAAACAGTGGCTTTGATTTCGGATGCAGGTACGCCCGGAATTTCTGATCCGGGTTTTTCCTTAGTTCGTGCGGCAGTGCAGGCTGGCGTTTTGGTAGAAGTCTTGCCCGGCGCAACAGCCTTTGTTCCGGCGCTTGTTGTTTCTGGCTTACCGTGCGACCGCTTTGTTTTTGAGGGATTTTTGCCTGTTAAAAAAGGCCGCCAAACCCGCATGAAGGGACTTGCGGAGGAAGCGCGAACGATGGTGTTTTATGAATCGCCCCACCGTATTCTCAAAACCTTAGATGGCTTTGTTGCCTTGTTTGGCCCTGATCGTCCTGCATGTGTGGCCCGTGAACTGTCCAAAAAATTTGAAGAAGTGGTGCGTGGAACCTTGTCTTCCGTTCGGGCGCATTTTAACAATGATGCCAAAGTTCGGGGTGAATTTGTCCTCATCATTGGTGGCAAGCCCGCATAA